In the genome of Carya illinoinensis cultivar Pawnee chromosome 13, C.illinoinensisPawnee_v1, whole genome shotgun sequence, the window CTATACGCAGATATACCCCGCGCGTCTTTTCACGTTCCCCCAAACTTTCTCTTCTTCATACTGGACACCGAGCAATCGTGCGCCACCTTGTAAAAAAGAGTAACGACGCCTTTCCTCACCAAGTCATCGTCCGTAAGCCTTTGCTCTCccgaaaaaatctagttacaagtataattatatataatatgtgcactaatttaatataattgattaaaaaaataaattttattaaaaaaatattaatttaaattttaaatataaagaaatcaatattgatacgcaAATTAACACACGACTTCGcttatacgtagcaaaactcttactCCCCAGCTCTCAACTATAGTTTCACTTTTTTTCGCATATAAATCAAGATATATGTTCTTTTCAATACGTTTAGTTTGAAGTTCgtattttctcattttaaacTCGAcattctctctctgtttcttgCTTCTCCACCCCACCACCTGGCGATTGAAGCATTTCTTATTCTTCATTTCGTCCCTTTCCAAGACATCTTCAGAGAACCATGCTTGCGGGCTTCCATATGAATGATACTTGATTTAAAGAAGGTAGAGGTGTTGTCGTTGAAGATGAAGACCGCCCATGTATTTTCTTGACCTATTCTGTCAACCCGGTATTTCCTCAATCATTCCTACATTTCCCCATTTCTCTCTTGTAGTTTATATGTTTGATCAAATGTATAAGTTACTTCAACCCAGGGTAATGTGTTCGTTGGGTTTCTTTCCACcgctgggtttttttttttttttttttttttttaaaggataggATCTTTGTAGGTGAATTTAAGGGTCTGCCGTATTTGCAGCGACAAATTTTCGTGCTTTTCATCTTCATGAAATTTGTAAGTTTCTTTCTGCATAGTTACCATTAATTTGCATACATAAATACATCTGTATGAATATGtgcatgtaaaatattttttcggGGGATTGATTAGCTTCATTTTATGCAGACCTGTTTGAGTAAAGGTGGGGGTTTCCATTTCCCACCATGTCACGTACTCAATGTATGCGGGTTTAGGATCTTGTTTGATTGCCCGCTGGACCTTTCAGCTCTTACAATCTTTTCTCCTGTTCCCACCGGTTATCGTGCTGTGGTAGATGAAAAGGATTCTGATTGTCAACCCTATAGTACTTTGGATTCGGATTGTGTGACTTGGAAGAGGCAGAAAATTGGAAAGCCCCTCGATGCAAATGATTTGATCTGTGCAGTGCCTTGGTACAAAATTGTTAAGTATTTGCACCTTTGGAATGTGTCTTTCATTGATGTTGTGTTGATTTCGAGCCCAATGGGAATGCTAGGATTACCATTCCTTACTCGAATAAAGGGATTTTCTGCTAAGGTATGAAGAATTCAGCTATGATATTAGTTTAgccttaaaaaatattgtagttATGATCTCATTAATTTTGGTTGGTAACTTTGCCAGATATATGCGACTGAAGTAACCGCTAGACTTGGGCAGCTTATGATGGAGGATCTTGTTTCAATGCATATGGAGTTCAGGCAGTTTTATGGACCTGAGGGGTCTACTTTCCCTCGCTGGATGGAGGAGGAAGAGCTTGACCTGCGGCCATCTGCATTGAGAGAAGTAGTTTTAGGCAAAGATGGGGCTGAGCTGGGTGGTTGGATGCCCTTGTACAGGTAACTGATGTTTTTGATAGTCTAGGGAGCTGTTTGTTGATTGAAATGTTTAGTGGCATactggctttgcatctttcctGAACTAGTTTTTTATATCTCATTGTCTATTACTGAGTCCTTGCTAAGCAAAGCACTCATCTAAACAAAGAACTTTTCCATCAACTTTTAAAGAAGGGTAACAAAATTCGATTCTGAAAGGAACCTCTGACTCTCAGGTGAATTTAATTCTCTGGGACTGTGTTTTTTTCATATTGCAATACCTGTTTCATGGTGCTATTCAATTGAAGAGGTTGACCTAATGATTTTCGTGGTGCAATAGGGTCTTCTGTCCAATTTCTATGTTGATTGGCAAGTTGGGGAATTCCCCTGCTTGTTTTGAGTTGCATGAGTGATTAGTTAGAATCTGGGATCTTCCTGCCTTCAGGCAATCCTATATCTAGGGATTATTTCCATGACATGGAGCAGCTGCTTTTTCCAGTTTGATGTTTTCAAGTTTCTCTGTCTTctgtataaattataaataaacaaCAAAGTTGACGTTTCCATAAGATCAGTGCATTTTTTATTCTCAACTTTCATTGAAGGCAAGATAGCAAATTCCTGTGTTTAATGATGTAATAAGTGGAATTTATCAGTGCAGCTGACGTGAAGCACTGCTTGCAGAAGGTTCAGACGCTAAGGTATGCTGAAGAGGTCTGCTATAATGGAAAATTGGTCATAAAGGCATTCAGCTCTGGTTTAGAAATAGGCACTTGTAATTGGTCAATAAATGGGCCGAAGAGAGACATTGCTTTTATTTCAAGCTCTATCTTTGTTCCTGCTCATGCGATGAGTTTTGATTATCATGCTCTTCAAGGGAAAGATATTGTATTATATTCAGATTTATCATCCCTGGACACCATGGAGGGTATTGAGGATGGTTACTCGTTTCTAACTACTGACAGTTTCTCAACTCTAAGGTATTTATCTCTTTGCTTGGTTTTGACAGTTTTCTGGAGGGGTTCTATGTTTCTCAGTAGACGCTGTATTTTAGCtatttacatttttaaatttcCTTCTTTTGACAAATTTTCAGTTGCTAAATTTGATATCGAAACTTTCTGCCTTTTTAATTAACTTCTTTAGCTCTGAAAATTACAGTTGGGAAGAGTCTGCCCAATCCTTACTCAATACTTCTGAGCATTTGGAAGAAAGGGAGAAACTATATTATCTATGCTCATGCGCCGCAGATTCTCTTAAAGCCAGTGGTTCAGTCCTTATTCCCATCAACCGACTTGGAACGTTTATTCAACTTTTGGAGCAGATATCAGCTTCACTAGAATCTTCATCTCTGAAGGTAGCCATTTactctttttttcccctttggGAAAACAGTCTCTACAAAAGAAGTTATAGCAGAAAATAGAATATTTGaatctattttataaatacCATGTTCAATCAGGAGAAGTAAGAATTTGCAAAACTTATGTCAAGTCCTGGTTTATTACTTTAGTGGGACATGCTTCTTGACTTGATCAATTAATGCTTCCTATTTTATAATCGGATTATTAATCGTTTTCTAGGTTCCTATATATGTTATTTCTTCAGTAGCTGAAGAACTCTTGGCATACACCAATGTCATTCCAGAATGGCTATGCAAAGAGCGGCAAGAAAAGGTAAAACAGATTTTTACGCTTATTCATTGCagcttgtattttgtttttttcgaTGCCCAACATTCTAGAGTTAGAAATCAGATAACAGGCATGCTCTAATTTTACCCTCTTGAGGGGTTTTGCAGCTTTTCTCCGGTGAGCCTTTATTTGCTCATGTTGAGCTCATAAAAGATAACAAGCTTCACGTGTTTCCCACAGTTCATTCACCTAAACTTTTGTAAGATCCCACCTCCTTTCTTTCTGTTAATGTTCATGGTATGGAGACTCTTGGAAAGATTTTTATCAAAAGaacttgattctttttttttctcctgaATTACAAAGTTATGGTTCCCTGCTCAATTACAATGGTATTAACTTAAGCCTATTAAAAAGTAGCACTGCACCAACCTCATGTCTTTGTAAAGAATTTAAACAGAGATATTTCCTTACGCTTTTAAGTCTTATTTGAAACCAAGACCCAGGTGTCATTCTCAATGCTTCTTTGGAACTTTTTAAGGCCATAAACTGAAATGAGTTGTGATAATGCTTGTAGGAGTTGTATTAAGAGGGATACATTTGCCAGAAATGTGCAATAAAATTACACCTaaagcccacataaaccttattttttatatcaaaaatGTGTGGAGTAGAGTCTTCCCTAATAAAACCCAAAGGTTAGAGAAAATTCCCGTGTCCTGCTGAAGCggtttgagtgtgtgtgtgtgtgcgcgcgtgtgcACACACACAATTTACTTCTCTCTCGCACTCCCCCACCCCAAGTCAGCCTCCtgtcctttttctttcattttatctaggtgttttctcttcttGGCTTATAATTTACCTTTGTGGAACATTCATCACACACCATTTAAGTAGTAACACGTCAACATTGCTATGTGATGACTTTGGCATTGCTTACCAACTTGTATGGTATGTCATTAGTGTTCAACACTTGAAACTGACATTTTGCGGATAGAATTAATTGGCAGGAACCATGCATCGTATTTTGTCCTCACTGGTGTCTGCGGCTTGGTCCAGTTGTTCATTTGCTTCATCGTTGGTCGGGGGATCCAAACTCCTTGCTTGTTCTAGAGGTGCTAATATACTATAAAAACCATTTTGCTGGCTTGTTTATCTAGTTATATTTCACTGAACCATCTCAATTGTATGTGCAACTGATTTTTACCATATGTGATATCTGGGatgtttttattaataagcataaaaTGGATGGCCAATATGCAGAGTGGACACGATGCGCAGCTGGCGCTGTTGCCTTTCCAGCCAATGGAAATGAAGGTTCTTCAGTGCTCATTTCTCTCTGGAATAAAGTAAGGGTTACTTTTTTACCCTACATGTGATGTATTGATGAATTTGACATTACTTAGCCAGGATAAACTCAGCTGCCCAACTCTTGCTTTGTCTATTTCACCAaccaaccctctctctctctcttgtttctgTGCGTGTTGTGTAtgtttatgtgtgtgtgtgtgtttacacatgcatatatttaaaaatattaaatcttcAGAAAGCCTAATAAGAAGTAAGCACTAACACTTGGTGCATTGCACTTGAGTTTCAAACTGTAAGTTCCACCTGAGGGATGAACCTAAGTGAAATCTGTGTTGAATAACTCTgcattatttgaattttattatctCAGTAATTCTTGTTGAATTTTGTGTCACATGGGCAGGTCTTCTAAATGGAGTCTAGAATTATTTGGATCTAATGCTTTTGTCGTTAACTACATTGATTTGATTTTGTACTTGATGGAAATTTGTAAAAACTGAAGCACAATAATATACTGAGATTTTCCAAgatgaaggccttggtcttggggtatcactcccttcaaagtctaaggttcaacacctcatgggtacaaacaatcctttggagccacaccccctggtgaaaagctaacgatttaaccagttccgtgtaAGGAAACTTCCAAGAGTGTGGTGCACGAGACCAGAGTTTActttgcaggggtgggtccgaagggccctgccttggagaggttcccaacatcaaaaaaaatatatactgaGATTTTCCTATAAGCATCATAGACAGCTAAGATACCCTATTAGATTTAAATGATACCTTTCTAACAAGTTATGTTCTAGTGGAAGAATCTTACCTTTTGGCCCTGCACCACCAAACATGAGTAATGTGTGAAGATAGGCATTGAGCGGATGTTTGTAGGTTAAAAAGGGCTGTATCTTGAACAGCCATTCAACACGTTTGCACCTAGCAAACTGTACTGCACTTGACTGCTGAAACTAACTGTtggtttcaattttaatttgctTTTTGACTTGTATGTTCCTTTTGCAGATTGCCAAAAATTCTACCTTTGCTGAATGTATTGCAGCCAAAAATTACTCTGGTACTCATACTCTTCTAATCATGGTCTACCTAATAACCTATACAGTCATTTGCAATGTCTGGCAGGCGCTTATCATTTGCAATTTCTCCCCTAAACTACAAAATGTTGCACTCAatcctttcatttcaaattgatTGGACATTGAAAGCAACTATTTAGAGATCATGTGCTTATCACCTAACCTCTAGCAGTGCCTAACAATGAATTTATAATGTGTTTGAGAGAGAGGCGAACAGTATCAGTGGTGGGGAGGTGGGTACTGAGTGCATCAGTTGCTGCTAACAGCAGAAGACCTAGATTCCCCTGGCACGGCACATGGCTGGCAGCTCCACAAGGACTCAATCCTTATCCTCTATGGCTTCACCGCCTTCTTGTTCTCCAGCACCATCCGCATCAGCAACCTGGGCACCTTCAAAAGCTAATGTCTTCAAGCAAAAACTAATCAAAAGGACCAGCCGAATCCTCACCATGTTCTGTTCTGACTCTTAACCATCCAACCGTCTGacccaaactaaatttcaaccCAAACAATCTCTACTCTCAGCCTTAGATCAGTATCTGATATCACAGTGCACAACTTGGCTAaactatattttcttaatttgatATGGGATTTGTTTATCAATCTAATCAGTTCTTTATTCTCTGTTCTCTTTTACATAGTTGCCGGAGGATTTGAGGCAGAAGGTCAGATTTACAAATGTGAATCCATTCAGTGTCTTTCACTATTctgaaaataaaacattaatcaTACC includes:
- the LOC122291524 gene encoding integrator complex subunit 9 isoform X1, coding for MYFLDLFCQPGEFKGLPYLQRQIFVLFIFMKFTCLSKGGGFHFPPCHVLNVCGFRILFDCPLDLSALTIFSPVPTGYRAVVDEKDSDCQPYSTLDSDCVTWKRQKIGKPLDANDLICAVPWYKIVKYLHLWNVSFIDVVLISSPMGMLGLPFLTRIKGFSAKIYATEVTARLGQLMMEDLVSMHMEFRQFYGPEGSTFPRWMEEEELDLRPSALREVVLGKDGAELGGWMPLYSAADVKHCLQKVQTLRYAEEVCYNGKLVIKAFSSGLEIGTCNWSINGPKRDIAFISSSIFVPAHAMSFDYHALQGKDIVLYSDLSSLDTMEGIEDGYSFLTTDSFSTLSWEESAQSLLNTSEHLEEREKLYYLCSCAADSLKASGSVLIPINRLGTFIQLLEQISASLESSSLKVPIYVISSVAEELLAYTNVIPEWLCKERQEKLFSGEPLFAHVELIKDNKLHVFPTVHSPKLLINWQEPCIVFCPHWCLRLGPVVHLLHRWSGDPNSLLVLESGHDAQLALLPFQPMEMKVLQCSFLSGIKLPKILPLLNVLQPKITLLPEDLRQKVRFTNVNPFSVFHYSENKTLIIPSLKDSSELEIATDLAFQFQWRNLKHENMNITRLKGELHVAHGKHWLHSGNKPSKSNSSKSRPLLHWGTPDLETLLSILSKMGINASVEQGVGVEGSKKACIVHVHDPKKALIEIGDTGTVISAVDENLASLIFEAMDSILDGI
- the LOC122291524 gene encoding integrator complex subunit 9 isoform X2, whose product is MKFTCLSKGGGFHFPPCHVLNVCGFRILFDCPLDLSALTIFSPVPTGYRAVVDEKDSDCQPYSTLDSDCVTWKRQKIGKPLDANDLICAVPWYKIVKYLHLWNVSFIDVVLISSPMGMLGLPFLTRIKGFSAKIYATEVTARLGQLMMEDLVSMHMEFRQFYGPEGSTFPRWMEEEELDLRPSALREVVLGKDGAELGGWMPLYSAADVKHCLQKVQTLRYAEEVCYNGKLVIKAFSSGLEIGTCNWSINGPKRDIAFISSSIFVPAHAMSFDYHALQGKDIVLYSDLSSLDTMEGIEDGYSFLTTDSFSTLSWEESAQSLLNTSEHLEEREKLYYLCSCAADSLKASGSVLIPINRLGTFIQLLEQISASLESSSLKVPIYVISSVAEELLAYTNVIPEWLCKERQEKLFSGEPLFAHVELIKDNKLHVFPTVHSPKLLINWQEPCIVFCPHWCLRLGPVVHLLHRWSGDPNSLLVLESGHDAQLALLPFQPMEMKVLQCSFLSGIKLPKILPLLNVLQPKITLLPEDLRQKVRFTNVNPFSVFHYSENKTLIIPSLKDSSELEIATDLAFQFQWRNLKHENMNITRLKGELHVAHGKHWLHSGNKPSKSNSSKSRPLLHWGTPDLETLLSILSKMGINASVEQGVGVEGSKKACIVHVHDPKKALIEIGDTGTVISAVDENLASLIFEAMDSILDGI